The following proteins are co-located in the Pirellulales bacterium genome:
- a CDS encoding molybdopterin-dependent oxidoreductase codes for MGIVIVDGQEVQVGDSDRLNGIQVAERVGVDIPHYCWHAGLTVVASCRMCLVETGTRNAETGAITMIPKLVPACQTPAKDGTVFVTNSDAVKKARAQVEEALLIDHPIDCPICDKAGECHLQDYHFEHGQAERRADIRPFTSATRSMGDTVKLFVDRCVMCSRCVRFCREITGTSELLVINRGSAEEIDVFPGYPLANKLSGCVVDLCPVGALGDKDFLYKQRVWFMKRHLGVCAGCSTGCTIRIDENQDTVYRLTPQENPFINKWWMCDEGRYGYKHLHSPERKIEAMRRGESVHSDGGNASRNGHAYENVDWSQLPRELAAAMEKACAGGGRLAAVVSPHLTVEEAYLLCKMTRTFDSQAVLALGPVPVVGKDESFPGKFTIHAEKCPNRKGVEHVLAHFCQGKIKLFEELLEDLAGQHHHPGPLPKGEGEKPIKAAWISGGYPQGNWCDENAAAQFAALDLLVVQDMFESPLWRAAHYQLPGAGFAERAGSYVNFAHRLQSFTWAIRPPAGVWTEGQLYWQMLGQRGLYNPRKVLDEVAAEIVMFSAAAGEIPLVGLDLRVNQLATATS; via the coding sequence GACGGACAAGAAGTGCAGGTTGGCGACAGCGACCGGCTGAATGGCATTCAGGTGGCCGAGCGCGTGGGCGTTGACATTCCGCACTATTGTTGGCACGCGGGATTGACGGTGGTGGCCAGTTGCCGCATGTGCCTGGTGGAAACCGGCACGCGCAACGCCGAAACCGGCGCTATCACGATGATTCCCAAGCTCGTGCCGGCCTGCCAAACGCCGGCCAAGGACGGGACGGTGTTCGTCACCAACAGCGACGCGGTGAAAAAAGCCCGAGCCCAGGTGGAAGAGGCGCTGCTGATCGATCATCCCATCGATTGTCCGATTTGCGACAAGGCGGGCGAATGCCATTTGCAGGATTATCACTTCGAGCATGGCCAGGCGGAGCGGCGGGCAGATATTCGACCATTCACCAGCGCCACGCGCAGCATGGGCGATACCGTCAAGCTGTTTGTCGATCGCTGCGTGATGTGTAGCCGGTGCGTACGGTTTTGCCGCGAAATTACCGGCACCAGCGAATTGCTAGTCATCAATCGGGGCAGCGCCGAGGAAATTGACGTGTTTCCCGGTTATCCACTGGCGAACAAACTTTCCGGCTGTGTCGTCGATCTGTGTCCGGTCGGGGCGCTGGGGGATAAAGATTTTCTGTACAAGCAGCGGGTGTGGTTTATGAAACGGCACTTGGGCGTGTGTGCCGGCTGCTCAACGGGCTGCACGATTCGGATCGACGAAAATCAAGACACGGTGTATCGCCTGACGCCGCAGGAAAATCCGTTCATTAACAAATGGTGGATGTGCGACGAAGGGCGCTACGGTTACAAGCATTTGCACTCGCCGGAGCGAAAGATTGAAGCTATGCGGCGCGGCGAGAGTGTGCATTCGGATGGCGGGAATGCGAGTCGCAACGGCCATGCATACGAAAACGTCGATTGGTCACAGTTACCGCGCGAATTGGCCGCCGCGATGGAAAAGGCGTGCGCCGGTGGCGGTCGGTTGGCGGCGGTGGTATCGCCGCATTTGACTGTGGAAGAAGCGTATTTATTGTGCAAAATGACGCGGACATTTGATTCGCAGGCGGTGTTGGCATTGGGGCCAGTGCCGGTGGTGGGCAAAGATGAATCGTTCCCTGGCAAGTTCACCATTCACGCGGAGAAATGCCCCAACCGCAAGGGCGTGGAGCATGTGCTGGCGCATTTTTGCCAGGGGAAAATTAAATTGTTTGAAGAGTTGCTGGAAGACTTGGCAGGCCAGCACCATCACCCCGGCCCTCTCCCAAAGGGCGAGGGAGAAAAACCGATTAAAGCGGCGTGGATCAGCGGCGGCTATCCGCAAGGAAATTGGTGCGATGAGAATGCGGCCGCCCAATTCGCGGCGCTGGATTTACTGGTGGTGCAAGATATGTTCGAATCGCCCCTGTGGCGGGCGGCACATTATCAATTGCCCGGGGCGGGCTTTGCGGAACGGGCCGGGTCGTATGTGAATTTTGCCCATCGGCTGCAGTCGTTCACGTGGGCCATTCGTCCGCCGGCCGGGGTGTGGACGGAAGGACAATTGTATTGGCAGATGTTGGGCCAGCGCGGTTTGTACAACCCGCGAAAGGTGCTCGACGAAGTGGCGGCCGAAATTGTGATGTTTAGCGCCGCGGCGGGTGAAATTCCGCTGGTGGGATTGGATTTGCGTGTGAACCAATTGGCGACCGCTACAAGTTAG